Proteins encoded together in one Quercus lobata isolate SW786 chromosome 3, ValleyOak3.0 Primary Assembly, whole genome shotgun sequence window:
- the LOC115982927 gene encoding dirigent protein 11-like, whose protein sequence is MAKTKTQTFLFILFTIFSISTLTTTATKNHRFARALSPAKIGIKAEKLSHLHFYFHDIISGKNVTAVRVAEAPGTKTSPTIFGAVNVIDDPLTIKPELSSERVGSAQGIFAAASQSEFAFATTINFVFTSGKFNGSTLSVLGRNSVFSNIRELPIVGGTGVFRFARGYAQAHTYSRENNGNAVVEYNVYVFHY, encoded by the coding sequence ATGGCCAAGACCAAGACCCAGACCTTCCTCTTCATTCTTTTCACCATTTTCTCAATCTCAACCCTTACCACCACCGCCACAAAAAACCATCGCTTCGCAAGAGCCTTATCTCCAGCTAAAATAGGGATAAAGGCTGAGAAACTAAGCCACCTCCACTTCTACTTCCATGACATAATCAGTGGGAAAAATGTTACGGCCGTGAGAGTTGCCGAGGCTCCAGGGACAAAAACATCACCCACAATATTCGGAGCTGTGAATGTGATTGATGACCCATTGACTATAAAGCCCGAACTGAGTTCCGAACGAGTGGGAAGTGCTCAAGGAATATTTGCTGCGGCTTCGCAAAGTGAATTCGCCTTTGCAACGACGATTAACTTTGTTTTCACTTCAGGAAAGTTCAATGGTAGTACTCTCAGTGTGTTAGGGCGCAATAGTGTGTTCTCGAATATCAGGGAACTTCCTATTGTTGGTGGGACTGGGGTTTTTCGCTTCGCACGTGGGTACGCTCAGGCTCATACTTACTCGAGGGAGAACAATGGTAATGCCGTTGTGGAGTACAATGTTTATGTCTTCCATTATTGA